One window of Nymphaea colorata isolate Beijing-Zhang1983 chromosome 11, ASM883128v2, whole genome shotgun sequence genomic DNA carries:
- the LOC116263903 gene encoding mitochondrial outer membrane import complex protein METAXIN — protein MGDRGQSENLVLVARKPCFGLPTGCPSCLPVYIYLKFSGMPFEVCFDTSKPDSEDIPSVEYGDYVAFNSEKGGTIEGLKEDGILDMDSKLLSHSIPEWLAMKAMIDSWLADALAYELWIGSGGSAVRQIYYSDLPWIIGKALHWKQTQAAKQRLGITMSNTAEREAEIFRKATKAYEALSAKLGENNFFFEDRPTSLDAAMLGHTLFVLHALSDSSTLRSQLTRHENLVRYSENLKVEFLEDSSTSVPRSPFEPSTSSMPSRKSAPYGTSKPKSKPKKEKTEEEKAFRRRAKYFLLTQLVAVLVFLTLMGGSEEADIEVDDDEGIDYED, from the exons ATGGGCGATCGTGGGCAGTCTGAGAATCTCGTTCTCGTGGCcagaaaaccatgttttggaCTCCCAACGGGATGCCCGTCTTGCTTGCCTGTCTATATTTACCTCAAATTCTCCGGCATGCCATTCGAAGTTTGTTTCGATACTTCAAAACCGGATTCAG AAGACATACCATCAGTGGAATATGGTGATTATGTAGCATTCAACAGTGAAAAGGGTGGAACTATTGAAGGATTGAAAGAAGATGGAATCCTTGATATGGATTCAAAACTTCTTAGTCACTCAATTCCTGAGTGGTTAGCAATGAAGGCAATGATTGATTCATGGCTTGCAGATGCTTTAGCTTATGAACTCTGGATCGGTTCTGGTGGTAGTGCAGTTCGTCAAATCTATTACTCTGATCTCCCTTGGATAATTGGGAAGGCTCTTCACTGGAAGCAAACTCAAGCTGCGAAGCAAAGGCTTGGGATCACAATGTCTAATACTGCTGAAAGAGAGGCTGAG ATTTTCAGGAAGGCTACAAAAGCATATGAGGCACTCTCTGCAAAACTAGGggagaacaattttttctttgagGATAG gCCAACAAGTTTGGATGCTGCTATGCTTGGGCATACGCTGTTCGTTCTTCATGCTCTATCT GATTCATCTACATTGAGGTCTCAGCTCACAAGACATGAAAATCTTGTCAGATATTCAGAGAACCTCAAGGTAGAGTTCTTGGAAGATAGTTCAACATCTGTTCCCAGATCTCCTTTTGaaccatcaacatcatcaatGCCAAGCAGAAAATCTGCACCATACGGAA CTAGTAAACCCAAGAGCAAGCCTAAGAAGGAAAAGACAGAAGAAGAGAAGGCATTCCGCAGAAGAGCAAAGTATTTCTTGTTAACGCAGCTTGTCgctgttcttgtttttttgacACTTATGGGTGGCTCGGAGGAAGCAGATATAgaggttgatgatgatgaaggcATTGATTACGAGGACTAG